Proteins encoded by one window of Dendropsophus ebraccatus isolate aDenEbr1 chromosome 4, aDenEbr1.pat, whole genome shotgun sequence:
- the PSMC3 gene encoding 26S proteasome regulatory subunit 6A, producing the protein MSSVWDETEQDGVGQEVLKMSTEEIIQRTRLLDSEIKIMKSEVLRVTHELQAMKDKIKENSEKIKVNKTLPYLVSNVIELLDVDPNDQEEDGANIDLDSQRKGKCAVIKTSTRQTYFLPVIGLVDAEKLKPGDLVGVNKDSYLILETLPTEYDSRVKAMEVDERPTEQYSDIGGLDKQIQELVEAIVLPMNHKEKFENLGIQPPKGVLMYGPPGTGKTLLARACAAQTKATFLKLAGPQLVQMFIGDGAKLVRDAFALAKEKAPSIIFIDELDAIGTKRFDSEKAGDREVQRTMLELLNQLDGFQPNTQVKVIAATNRVDILDPALLRSGRLDRKIEFPMPNEEARARIMQIHSRKMNVSTDVNYEELARCTDDFNGAQCKAVCVEAGMIALRRGATELTHEDYMEGILEVQAKKKANLQYYA; encoded by the exons ATGTCGTCTGTGTGGGATGAAACCGAG CAGGATGGGGTGGGACAAGAAGTCCTCAAGATGTCCACAGAAGAGATTATCCAGAGAACACGACTTCTGGACAGCGAGATCAAG ATCATGAAGAGCGAGGTTCTGCGCGTGACACACGAGTTACAAGCCATGAAAGACAAAATTAAAGAAAACAGTGAGAAAATCAAAGTGAATAAGACTCTCCCTTATCTGGTGTCCAATGTTATTGAG ctgCTAGATGTGGATCCTAATGACCAAGAAGAAGATGGAGCCAACATTGATCTTGATtcacagagaaagggaaaatgcGCAGTAATAAAAACATCTACCCGACAG ACGTACTTCTTGCCAGTGATTGGTTTGGTGGATGCTGAAAAGCTAAAACCTGGAGATCTTGTG GGGGTGAATAAGGATTCCTATCTCATCCTGGAGACCTTGCCTACAGAATATGATTCACGAGTTAAGGCAATGGAGGTGGATGAAAGGCCGACCGAGCAATACAGTGATATTGGTGGTCTTGACAAGCAAATTCAAGAG CTGGTAGAGGCCATTGTTTTACCCATGAACCACAAGGAGAAGTTCGAGAATTTAGGAATCCAGCCCCCTAAAGGTGTGCTCATGTATGgacccccagggacaggaaagaCCCTCTTAGCAAGAGCTTGTGCTGCCCAGACTAAG GCAACTTTCTTGAAACTAGCTGGTCCCCAGTTAGTTCAGATGTTTATCGGAGATGGAGCCAAGCTAGTCCGGGATGCTTTTGCCTTGGCCAAGGAGAAAGCTCCATCTATTATTTTTATTGATGAACTGGATGCCATTGGTACAAAAAG GTTCGACAGTGAAAAGGCTGGAGACAGAGAAGTGCAGAGGACTATGTTGGAGCTTTTAAACCAGCTGGATGGTTTTCAGCCCAACACCCAAGTTAAG GTGATTGCTGCTACAAACCGTGTAGACATCTTGGATCCTGCTCTCCTTCGTTCAGGACGTCTCGACAGGAAAATTGAATTCCCAATGCCCAATGAAGAAGCCCGTGCCCGAATCATGCAAATTCATTCCCGCAAAATGAACGTTAG CACTGATGTAAACTATGAGGAACTTGCACGCTGTACTGATGACTTCAATGGGGCACAATGtaaagctgtgtgtgtggaggca GGTATGATTGCTCTGCGCAGAGGAGCCACTGAACTGACGCATGAAGATTACATGGAAGGGATCTTGGAAGTCCAAGCTAAGAAGAAAGCCAATTTGCAGTACTATGCGTAG